Proteins encoded by one window of Chryseobacterium foetidum:
- a CDS encoding MBL fold metallo-hydrolase produces the protein MKIEQIYTGCLAQGAYYIVSENEAAIIDPLREVKPYLDRLEKDNVTLKYIFETHFHADFVSGHLDLSKKTDAPIVYGPTAEPDFEAIIAEDNQIFEVGKIKIKALHTPGHTMESTTYLLIDENGVETAIFTGDTLFLGDVGRPDLAQKAGTMTQEDLAGILYESLHSKILPLDDSITVYPAHGAGSACGKNMQKETVDILGNQRKTNYALNQPDKESFIKEVLDGLTAPPKYFGMNVAMNKGGYESLDDVMTKGLNPVSVEDFESFAEETGALILDTRGPADFHKGFIPNSVNIGLKGDFAPWVGSLIVDVKHPLLLVADEGTEEEVITRLSRVGFDNVLGYLEGGFSSWRNSTKEIDEVKRITPAEFVEQFNENSKIIDVRKIGEYSAEHIDNAYSRPLDTISDWVSTVDDSEHFFLHCAGGYRSMIAASILNSHGIRNFTEIEGGFNGIKKTEKLPVSDFVCQSKTL, from the coding sequence ATGAAAATTGAACAAATATATACAGGTTGCCTCGCTCAGGGCGCATATTACATCGTATCAGAAAACGAAGCTGCAATTATAGACCCGCTGAGAGAAGTTAAACCTTACCTTGACCGCCTTGAAAAAGACAACGTCACCTTAAAATATATATTTGAAACTCATTTTCACGCAGATTTTGTCTCCGGACATTTGGATTTAAGCAAAAAAACAGACGCGCCAATTGTGTACGGACCCACTGCAGAACCGGATTTTGAAGCCATTATTGCTGAAGACAACCAGATTTTCGAAGTAGGAAAAATCAAAATAAAGGCTCTTCACACGCCTGGTCACACGATGGAAAGTACAACTTACCTTCTGATCGATGAAAACGGTGTTGAAACTGCTATTTTCACAGGAGACACCTTATTTTTAGGAGATGTGGGCCGCCCCGATCTGGCTCAGAAAGCAGGAACGATGACTCAGGAAGATCTTGCCGGAATTTTATACGAAAGCTTACACAGCAAAATTTTGCCTTTAGATGACAGCATTACCGTTTATCCTGCTCACGGCGCGGGTTCGGCCTGCGGTAAAAATATGCAGAAAGAAACAGTTGATATTCTTGGAAATCAAAGAAAAACCAATTATGCGCTGAATCAGCCTGATAAAGAGTCTTTTATTAAAGAAGTTCTTGATGGATTAACGGCTCCACCAAAATATTTCGGGATGAACGTCGCCATGAACAAAGGTGGTTACGAAAGTCTTGATGATGTGATGACCAAAGGTTTAAACCCCGTTTCAGTGGAAGATTTTGAAAGTTTTGCAGAAGAAACCGGAGCTTTGATTTTAGATACACGCGGACCCGCAGATTTTCATAAAGGGTTTATTCCCAACTCTGTCAATATCGGTTTAAAAGGAGATTTTGCACCTTGGGTTGGAAGTTTGATTGTTGATGTAAAGCATCCTTTGCTTTTGGTAGCCGATGAGGGAACCGAAGAGGAAGTAATCACAAGACTGAGCAGAGTTGGTTTTGATAATGTTTTGGGATATTTAGAAGGAGGTTTCAGTTCATGGAGAAATTCCACAAAGGAGATTGATGAAGTGAAAAGGATTACTCCAGCTGAATTTGTAGAACAGTTTAATGAAAATTCAAAAATCATTGATGTAAGAAAAATCGGTGAATATTCTGCCGAACATATTGACAACGCTTACAGCAGACCTTTAGATACAATCAGCGACTGGGTTTCAACGGTTGATGATTCTGAACATTTCTTTTTACACTGTGCCGGAGGTTACCGCAGCATGATTGCTGCAAGCATCCTCAACTCTCACGGAATCAGAAACTTTACTGAAATTGAAGGTGGTTTCAACGGCATTAAAAAAACAGAAAAACTACCGGTTTCGGATTTTGTCTGTCAGTCTAAAACGCTCTAA
- a CDS encoding rhodanese-like domain-containing protein, with protein sequence MKIFLFGIILVAFFSLNACKTASVPQTNAKTDILELVRDSETVLVDVRIPEQYAEGTADKAINIPLVEIQNKAESLKGKKVVVFCNKGIQADDAVEILKKNGIEVYDGKTLDNIKAIQNLK encoded by the coding sequence ATGAAAATCTTTTTATTTGGAATTATTCTCGTTGCATTCTTCTCACTGAATGCATGCAAAACTGCGTCCGTACCGCAAACAAATGCTAAAACTGATATTCTTGAGCTGGTGAGAGATTCAGAAACCGTTCTGGTTGATGTTCGGATTCCGGAACAGTATGCTGAAGGAACAGCAGACAAAGCTATCAATATTCCATTAGTAGAAATTCAGAACAAAGCAGAATCTTTGAAAGGTAAAAAGGTGGTCGTTTTCTGCAATAAAGGAATTCAGGCAGATGACGCAGTGGAAATCTTAAAAAAGAACGGCATTGAGGTGTATGATGGCAAGACTTTAGATAATATCAAAGCCATTCAGAATTTAAAGTAA
- a CDS encoding thioredoxin family protein translates to MSQKFQELIESERPVLIDFFATWCQPCKVQSSVLTTVKEKVGEGARIVKIDVDQYPAIASQYGVRGVPTLAVFKKGELLYKESGVHDVNRLTQLLEQYI, encoded by the coding sequence ATGTCACAAAAATTTCAGGAACTCATAGAATCAGAAAGACCCGTACTCATCGATTTTTTCGCAACATGGTGTCAGCCTTGTAAAGTGCAGTCATCGGTTTTAACGACTGTGAAAGAAAAAGTGGGAGAAGGCGCAAGAATTGTAAAAATTGATGTAGACCAATATCCTGCAATCGCCTCCCAATACGGCGTGCGTGGTGTTCCGACTTTGGCGGTTTTCAAAAAAGGAGAATTGCTGTATAAAGAAAGCGGTGTGCATGACGTGAACCGTCTGACTCAGCTTTTGGAGCAGTATATTTAA
- a CDS encoding amidohydrolase, which yields MKITGLNQNIVWKNKNENFALIENQLQDQEADLFLLPEMFSTGFCMDAAEVSDKNEESLTFLKKISQEKNSAFAGSASVEVDGKFFNRMYFVKPDGEVSFYDKRHLFSFSGEDKIYTSGSERVIVEYLGIRFLLQVCYDLRFPVFARNNNDYDAILYVANWPEKRVGAWEHLLKARAIENLSYVFGLNRIGTDGNGLFYQESSHCFFADGKEVAEKKGNLITADLNLDELKDFRNHFQFLNDRDSFSIDIK from the coding sequence ATGAAAATTACAGGACTAAATCAGAATATCGTCTGGAAAAATAAAAATGAAAACTTTGCATTAATTGAAAATCAACTTCAAGATCAGGAAGCGGATCTCTTCCTTTTACCTGAAATGTTTTCAACAGGCTTTTGTATGGATGCAGCCGAAGTTTCCGATAAAAATGAAGAATCTTTAACTTTTTTAAAGAAAATATCTCAGGAGAAAAATTCTGCCTTTGCCGGAAGTGCTTCTGTGGAAGTGGATGGCAAATTTTTCAACAGAATGTATTTTGTAAAGCCGGATGGCGAAGTGTCTTTTTATGATAAAAGACATCTGTTCTCGTTTTCCGGAGAAGATAAAATTTACACTTCCGGAAGTGAAAGAGTGATAGTGGAATATCTTGGAATCCGTTTTCTGCTGCAGGTTTGCTATGATTTAAGATTTCCTGTATTTGCCAGAAATAATAATGATTATGATGCAATATTATACGTTGCCAACTGGCCTGAAAAGAGAGTAGGAGCGTGGGAGCATTTACTCAAAGCCCGAGCAATAGAAAATTTATCTTATGTTTTCGGTTTAAACCGAATCGGTACCGACGGAAATGGTCTTTTCTATCAGGAAAGTTCGCACTGTTTTTTCGCAGATGGGAAAGAAGTTGCGGAAAAAAAGGGAAATTTGATAACCGCAGATTTAAATTTAGATGAATTGAAAGATTTTAGAAATCATTTTCAGTTTTTGAATGATCGTGATTCTTTTTCGATTGATATTAAATAG